The following coding sequences lie in one Myxococcales bacterium genomic window:
- a CDS encoding AbrB/MazE/SpoVT family DNA-binding domain-containing protein, with product MIIGERGQITIPKQLRDKYGLLPQTEVEFIEQEGQLMVRRKVFAAPVVSPLERWVGFLKNTPEDVDAFIEDIRGR from the coding sequence ATGATAATAGGGGAGCGCGGACAAATCACAATTCCTAAACAATTGCGCGATAAATATGGGCTATTGCCGCAAACTGAAGTGGAGTTTATAGAGCAGGAAGGTCAGTTGATGGTCCGGCGTAAGGTTTTTGCTGCACCAGTCGTTAGCCCTCTAGAACGTTGGGTAGGTTTTTTGAAAAACACACCCGAGGACGTGGACGCCTTTATTGAGGACATTCGTGGGCGATGA
- a CDS encoding RNA-binding protein has protein sequence MSKKLFVGSLAWGTDSEALKGAFQAYGEVDEAVVVTDRHSGRSRGFGFVTFAEDESAQKAIEGMDGQELDGRTISVSEAQERAPRRGPGGGGFRSGGGGGYDAPPPDFGGRGGGGGDRGRRGGGGGGGAGGRKGSRRGGPGGGGGGGGRGRGGYDRDDSGGGSSW, from the coding sequence ATGAGCAAAAAGTTATTTGTAGGGAGCCTAGCGTGGGGTACCGATTCCGAAGCGCTTAAGGGTGCATTTCAGGCGTACGGCGAGGTGGACGAAGCCGTCGTGGTGACCGATCGTCACTCAGGCCGTTCCCGCGGTTTTGGGTTTGTCACGTTTGCTGAAGACGAATCGGCTCAGAAGGCCATTGAGGGCATGGACGGCCAAGAACTCGACGGTAGGACCATTTCCGTCAGCGAAGCCCAGGAGCGTGCCCCCCGGCGAGGTCCCGGCGGCGGCGGCTTCCGTTCAGGTGGCGGTGGTGGCTACGATGCTCCACCCCCGGATTTTGGAGGCCGTGGCGGCGGTGGCGGTGATCGCGGTCGTCGTGGCGGCGGTGGTGGTGGCGGTGCAGGTGGCCGCAAGGGCTCACGTCGCGGTGGACCCGGCGGCGGTGGTGGCGGAGGCGGCCGTGGCCGTGGGGGCTACGACCGCGACGACTCCGGCGGCGGCAGTAGCTGGTAG
- a CDS encoding glycosyl transferase, whose protein sequence is MAGDVPSIPPRLHFVWIGSKLEWVHVWAMKSAAMHSQCEEIILHHVDPLHYDAPLAALLNTPRVKLKQVNPRILLTDVGRALHIGTKLSEAYENVSSPVALSNILRAAVLYAQGGVYLDLDTITVKSLRPLLAVPEFVGHEFTAWPHYVYQSLPLRCKSVALSGVRDLLRRLPKGHLVFRRISGHYYLAVNNAILGSASGGVLIAHYLKAMAAIPTTQVQLRYVFGTHLLQKIVEGFDQTSLTIHPPDVFYLMPPEISEHWFRHQSHVDLDKVLQPDTRIVHWYASIRTKHLVPQLTPDYIDNHQQTQLFSALVRQYAQTDTCLPQHQNQPASRPDRDAV, encoded by the coding sequence ATGGCGGGCGATGTCCCCAGTATTCCACCCCGGTTGCACTTCGTTTGGATCGGATCCAAACTGGAATGGGTGCATGTGTGGGCCATGAAGTCAGCGGCCATGCATAGTCAATGCGAAGAGATCATTTTACACCACGTTGATCCTCTCCATTACGACGCACCGCTTGCGGCACTACTAAACACCCCCCGTGTTAAACTCAAACAAGTAAACCCTAGAATACTTTTGACGGACGTTGGGCGCGCACTTCATATTGGAACTAAGCTCAGTGAAGCTTACGAGAACGTCTCAAGCCCAGTCGCGCTTTCGAACATCCTGCGAGCAGCCGTGCTTTATGCACAAGGAGGCGTGTACCTCGACTTAGATACGATTACCGTAAAAAGCCTGCGGCCACTTTTGGCAGTCCCTGAGTTTGTCGGACATGAATTTACTGCTTGGCCTCACTATGTATATCAGTCATTGCCGCTTCGGTGTAAATCGGTTGCATTGAGTGGCGTCCGAGATCTGTTGCGCCGTTTGCCGAAAGGCCACTTGGTGTTTCGCCGAATTTCGGGCCACTATTACCTCGCAGTCAACAATGCGATCCTAGGCAGCGCATCCGGTGGGGTATTGATCGCTCACTATTTGAAGGCCATGGCAGCGATTCCTACGACACAGGTGCAGCTACGATATGTATTCGGAACGCATCTGCTTCAGAAGATAGTAGAAGGCTTCGATCAAACCAGCCTAACGATCCATCCGCCTGATGTGTTTTATCTGATGCCTCCAGAAATCTCAGAGCATTGGTTTCGGCATCAGTCACATGTCGATTTGGACAAAGTGTTGCAACCCGATACCCGTATCGTTCATTGGTATGCCTCGATACGAACGAAACATCTCGTGCCCCAGTTGACGCCTGATTATATTGACAATCATCAGCAGACCCAGCTTTTCAGCGCTCTTGTCCGGCAATACGCCCAAACCGATACCTGCTTACCTCAGCATCAAAATCAGCCCGCCTCGCGCCCGGATCGCGATGCCGTCTAG
- a CDS encoding type II toxin-antitoxin system VapC family toxin, with protein sequence MDTNILLDILRPNPQFVDASLALLERLAITAQLTICEIVYAELSANFETQESLDAFLDDVSIRVDTMQPQVRFQAGQAWKRYRQAGGQRERILPDFLIGAHARYQTSSLLSRDRGFYQSYFPELRVLDH encoded by the coding sequence GTGGATACAAATATCCTTTTGGACATTCTTAGGCCAAATCCACAATTCGTTGACGCGTCTTTGGCGCTGCTGGAGCGGTTAGCAATCACGGCACAACTTACGATCTGTGAAATCGTCTACGCTGAGCTATCTGCGAATTTTGAAACGCAAGAAAGCCTTGATGCATTTCTCGACGATGTCAGCATTCGTGTAGATACCATGCAGCCTCAGGTACGTTTTCAAGCAGGTCAAGCTTGGAAACGCTACCGCCAAGCTGGAGGCCAACGTGAGCGTATTTTGCCCGACTTTTTGATTGGCGCGCACGCGCGATATCAGACATCGTCCTTGCTCAGTAGAGACCGCGGCTTTTATCAAAGCTACTTCCCTGAGCTTCGGGTCCTGGATCATTAG